The Hydrotalea sp. region AAGGCAACTATAAATAGTTGCCTTTTCTTTAAACAGCAAACTGACCATTGGTCTAATCGTGCTGTGACCCGTGTATATTGCTATTATTCTCCCTTGTCAAGCTAAAATTGAATTAAACCCCTTATTTTAAAAATCAATAATATAATTAAGATGGGATGGGGGACCTACCGCCCGCCAAAAATGCCGGTGCCGATGCGCACCATGGTCGCGCCCAGTTCGATGGCCTGCACGTAATCGCCGGTCATGCCCATCGACGTTTCGGGCAGTTTTAAATCGCCCGCCCGTTGTTTCAGGAAAGTGAAATAGGGCGACACCGGCCGCCCCAGCGGCAATATCGCCATCAACCCAACAATATGCGGTGCCAGGCCGCAATCAGCCGCGCAATAGTTATAAAATTGGTCAATGTCGCCCGGCATGACGCCGCTTTTTTGTGGTTCCTGGCCCACATTGACCTCAATCAATAATTTGGGGAATGGTTGCGCCGCTTGCCAATTTTTTTTCTCATTGGCCATGGCGTCGGCCACCGATTTTCGGTCAAGGCTGTGGATGTAATCAAAAAAACGCACCGCCTGTTTGACCTTGTTGCTTT contains the following coding sequences:
- a CDS encoding YggS family pyridoxal phosphate-dependent enzyme, translated to MIEKTIDDMQSNIKNNIAGNIARNITDVRQKIASASAVAHRDPSATTLIAVSKNHGVDAVRAAFDCGITHFGENKLQEATTKFASENLGDDLRQKITLHFIGHLQSNKVKQAVRFFDYIHSLDRKSVADAMANEKKNWQAAQPFPKLLIEVNVGQEPQKSGVMPGDIDQFYNYCAADCGLAPHIVGLMAILPLGRPVSPYFTFLKQRAGDLKLPETSMGMTGDYVQAIELGATMVRIGTGIFGGR